A window of the Hordeum vulgare subsp. vulgare chromosome 5H, MorexV3_pseudomolecules_assembly, whole genome shotgun sequence genome harbors these coding sequences:
- the LOC123396849 gene encoding probable GTP diphosphokinase RSH3, chloroplastic, giving the protein MSLSAISLYTTPPGAAYSSSSSSEFDPGSRGSSPCSTAAPPPPAASHRPAAGAGAGGLSCLFSSPAAAAAPPRAPAHDELGALWHDGSDDLSFGGGGGGGGYSHSPSPLKWRDIHHHHHSPVSVFQGPSSSPASRSPSSASWLTGRERDRLFSGFVRNALGSCIDYVPATSPRPEVGGGELAFELDENLAGASPACEPYAQELLAGAQARHRIFHEELVVKAFFEAEKAHHGQTRASGDPFLQHCVETAVLLAKIGASATVVSAGLLHDTIDDSFVDYDHIFHMFGAGVADLVEGVSKLSHLSKLARDNNTASRTAEADRLHTMLLAMADARAVLIKLADRVHNMRTLEALPLVKQQRFAKETMEIFVPLANRLGIASWKDQLENLCFKHLNPEEHKELSSKFAETFDEALITSAVDTLDEGLREAGISYHNLSGRNKNLYSVYSKMQKKNLTMDEVHDIHGLRLVVDKEEDCYRALDVVHKLWPQVDGRFKDYISLPKLNGYRSLHTVVMSDGDHTFEVQIRTKEMHLQAEYGFAAHWRYKEGSCRHSFVLQMVEWARWVLTWQCEALNKEHSSSQVKSDAIKPPCPFPLHSEECPYSYTRQCNHEGPLFVILLEHDKMSVQEFPAGSTVMDLMHRVGANSPRWSPYSIPMKEDLRPKVNHEPISDTGRALNMGDVVELTPALPDKSLTEYREEIQRMYDRGGFALAATRSSGGGGSRR; this is encoded by the exons ATGTCCCTGTCGGCGATTTCCCTGTACACCACCCCGCCGGGCGccgcctactcctcctcctcctcctccgagttCGACCCGGGCTCGCGCGGCTCGTCGCCGTGCAGCACCGCGGCCCcgcccccgccggccgcctcccaccgcccggccgccggcgccggcgccggcggcctCTCCTGCCTCTTCTCCTCCCCGGCCGcggccgccgcgccgccccgcgccccggCGCACGACGAGCTCGGCGCGCTCTGGCACGACGGATCCGACGACCTCAGCttcggcggtggcggtggcggcggcggctactCCCACTCGCCCTCGCCGCTCAAGTGGCGCgacatccaccaccaccaccacagccCGGTCTCGGTCTTCCAGGGGCCCTCGTCCTCGCCGGCTTCCCGGAGCCCGTCGTCGGCCTCCTGGCTCACCGGCCGCGAGCGCGACCGCCTCTTCTCCGGCTTCGTGCGCAACGCGCTCGGCTCCTGCATCGACTACGTCCCGGCCACCAGCCCGCGGCCCGAGGTcggcggcggcgagctcgcgTTCGAGCTCGACGAGAACCTCGCGGGGGCGAGCCCCGCCTGCGAGCCCTACGCCCAGGAGCTCCTCGCCGGTGCTCAGGCTCGCCACCGCATCTTCCACGAGGAACTCGTGGTGAAGGCTTTCTTCGAGGCCGAGAAGGCTCACCATGGCCAG ACGAGGGCGAGCGGCGATCCATTCTTGCAACATTGCGTGGAGACGGCCGTGCTGCTGGCAAAGATCGGAGCGAGCGCCACGGTCGTCTCTGCTGGGCTTCTGCACGACACCATTGATGATTCGTTCGTGGATTACGATCACATCTTCCACATGTTCGGTGCTGGCGTGGCTGATCTCGTGGAAGGG GTTTCGAAGCTGAGCCACTTGAGCAAGCTTGCTCGTGATAACAACACGGCAAGCAGAACTGCTGAAGCAGATCGCTTGCATACAATGCTCCTTGCAATGGCCGATGCACGGGCTGTTCTAATAAAGCTAGCAGATCGTGTGCATAACATGAGGACCTTAGAAGCCTTGCCTTTGGTCAAACAACAAAGATTTGCGAAGGAGACCATGGAGATCTTTGTGCCTTTGGCCAATCGATTGGGGATTGCTAGCTGGAAAGACCAGCTGGAAAATCTTTGCTTCAAGCACTTGAACCCGGAAGAGCACAAGGAGCTGTCATCAAAATTCGCAGAAACCTTTGATGAGGCACTAATCACATCTGCTGTGGATACACTGGATGAAGGTCTGAGGGAAGCAGGCATCTCATATCACAATCTTTCTGGAAGGAACAAAAACCTTTACAGTGTTTACTCCAAGATGCAGAA GAAGAATTTGACAATGGATGAAGTCCATGATATCCATGGCCTGCGCCTTGTGGTTGACAAGGAGGAAGATTGCTACCGAGCACTCGATGTTGTCCATAAACTCTGGCCCCAAGTTGATGGAAGATTCAAGGACTACATATCGCTGCCAAAATTAAATGG GTACCGTTCGTTGCACACTGTTGTCATGAGCGACGGTGATCACACATTCGAAGTCCAGATCCGCACAAAGGAGATGCATCTACAGGCCGAGTATGGGTTCGCTGCGCACTGGAGGTACAAGGAAGGCTCGTGCAGGCACTCCTTCGTGCTTCAGATGGTGGAATGGGCAAGATGGGTGCTTACATGGCAATGCGAAGCATTGAACAAGGAACATTCATCGTCCCAAGTAAAAAGCGATGCGATCAAACCACCTTGCCCGTTTCCCCTGCATTCGGAGGAATGCCCTTACTCGTACACCCGCCAATGCAACCACGAGGGACCCTTGTTCGTCATCTTACTTGAACATGACAAG ATGTCGGTCCAAGAATTCCCGGCAGGCTCGACGGTAATGGACCTGATGCACCGCGTTGGGGCCAACAGCCCGAGGTGGAGCCCCTACAGCATACCCATGAAGGAGGACCTGCGGCCGAAGGTGAACCACGAGCCCATAAGCGACACGGGAAGGGCGCTGAACATGGGGGACGTTGTGGAGCTCACCCCGGCCCTCCCCGACAAGTCGCTGACCGAGTACCGTGAGGAGATCCAGCGCATGTACGACCGCGGTGGCTTCGCCCTCGCCGCCAcccgcagcagcggcggcggcggctcaagACGGTGA